The stretch of DNA TCCGGCGGGCACGTTCCGTTCTCACCGGCGCTTTGTCTTTCAGTTGGCAGATGCTTTACCAGACCAGTCGCCTGCTAAAACCTCCAAAGTGagcagcaccaagcctggcCAGCAGCCCGGGCAGCCTCCGCAGGGCTGGCCGGCTTCCAACCCTTGGAATAACCCCAGTGCCCCCCCTATGACTCCAACCGGACTGCCACCAAACACATCGGCTTCCAGCGTGCCCTTCGGACCTCCTCCAACGGGAATGTATCCTTCAATGCCCCCGGGACCGCCTGctccatttcctcctcctcctactggaccctcctgccctcctcctgGTGGTCCATATCCACCCCCAACTGTGCCAGGTCCTGTCCCGCCAGGGCAGTATCCTCCACCAAATATGCCCTTTCCAGAGCTTCCACGACCTTACGGAGGTCCAACAGAGCCAgctgcacctcctgctcctgttgGGCCATGGGGATCCATGCCCTCTGGAGCATGGGGACCAACAATGGGAGGGCAGTATCCTGCTCCCAGCATGCCATATCCACCCCCAGGGCCATATTCCGCTCCTACCCAGACTCCTGGGGCTGCGCCGACAGTACCATGGGGTACGGTCCCGCCTGGAACGTGGGGACCTTCACCGCCCGGGCCATTCCCTCCACCCACAGGATCATATCCAGCTCCAGGACTATATCCTACGCCCCCTAATCCTTTTCAAGTGCCATCTGGTCCTGCTGGTGCTCCATCAATGCCTGGTGGTCCTCATGTGAGTATTTAATTTTGGTCTCAAGTTACTCTAAAGTATTTCACATTTAAGTGGGAAAATTCAATAGCATAAGACCTGCTAGTGCAGGTAAGGACTGCCAGCACACCTGTTTTATTCCTCAAGTCAGTGGGATAGGAGCAACTTGTTAAATACTAAATATGCTAGAATGGTGAAATTATGTTAAATTGGAGTATGTCCCATATTATAGTGGTCTTCCACTGCTTGGAAAGActccaaaaaccaaaaaaaggggggaaggCCTTGTAATaattctgaaagagaaaataatctgtttaaTCTGAAGAGATTGCTGCTAGGGCAATAGGGAGGGAATAATAAGTTATAAGGATGAATTTGTGATTAATTAAGAATATTTGTAACTGTGAATGAACTGCTGTGTGAAAAGCCTGTATTGACCATGACTTATTGTCTCTTGCAGCCTTACCGCTGAATACATTCTGGGCAACAGAATACTGTAGTTTTCCACCTTCATCCACTACTTACAGagatttttacagtttttgtttCAGTAATGTATGGGGCTGTGAAGAATATTGCCTCTCATATGTGCATTTGAGGTATGAAGGAGCAGTTTACATCAATTTACCCTGCTCATATGCTGGCATAATTATTTGGTTTAATCAAGTGAAAtacaaagagaagaaatcaaCTAACACACCTGTGGTTCTTATGTTGGCAAGTATTCCTTGGAAAAACAGGAGTTGCCATGTAAGGATTATAAAGAATCAGGCCCACGgaattaaaaaaagttaattcttAAATTTCCATGAATGCTTTAAGTCTTGTTGCCAGACTTGTGCTGGTCATTGAACGGATGGATGGATAGTCATATTTTGTCTATTTTCAGGTTATTCTAAAAAGTCAATAGGGAAAGTGTTTCAACATTTTAGTCAAGAAACCTAATATTTGAACGTGCTACAGTAATTCAAACTAACAAGACAGAGCATGTGAACTCGAAGgttttctcagcattttgtACATACTCAAACCAGTTGCTCGGTCTGGGACTACAGAGGAGAAGAGCCACGTTTGGAAGCCTTGGTGTGGCTTGTCAGCACACTGTTGGTGTTCACAAACAGGCATTCCTGTGCAAGTGAAATAACCTGGATGTGCAGTTAACTTTGAATCAGCAAAATGTGAGTTTTATGCATGCAAATGAGGACATCCTGTTGCCAGTTCTCATTCTGTGGTGGTTGGAAGTTTGGCTTGGTCTGTGTAAAGAGAAACTGATCCCCGCATAGGTACTTCCCTATTTCTGACCTGGGTTCTAGTCATTTCAAATTTGACTTGGCTGCTGGGTTGTGTAAACCTGGCAGACTTTTTCAGAGTCCCTGGAAACTGAACTTGAGCTTAAAGCCCAACCTGAGCATTCCCTTCCCAGCAGTTCTTGGCACAGTTGTGTCACGAGATCCTTGTTCCCGCGGTTGGGCGCGAGGGGGTCTCGTTCGCtgtccctgggagcagcccccTGTTCCCAGCTGGGTGTCTGCATACCTCACAGAGTAGGTGGAATTTGGGAGAAATTGAATGTCAGGAAGCCTGtgcactgctgtgcagctgcctctCCCAAGGGGCACTGCCCTAAGTTTTCGTGTTCTTGCCATATCTGTGCCAAGCACGTCCGAGGGATTTGCCGAGACACAGCCACGTCTCTTGGTGGTACTTCACGGCCTACACTTGGACCACGGACAGTTTGTTTCCTCCACAGCTGGGGATCTCCTAACTTAGCCTCTGTGGGTAGAATTAGGAACAGATTTTGCTTCACATGGTAGCTCATTAGGGAGTCTTTGTAGTCATGGAACTGTGAACACGAGTTAATTCTCTTCCAGTACCTTCATGGCTTCCTGCATGCATGTGATGGACACTAAAAGCACATGGGGTGACCTGGTGGTGATGCTCCTTGGTAGTCATAGCCTTTATGGCAAAGTCCTACGGTATTTTTGCAGGAGAAAGcagccagctgagctgtggctgctttAATCCAACGCCATGGAAGCTGATAGCAAAGGAATGTCTACTTTTTGTTTTAGGAAGACAGTACTGGAGCtgaacaaaaatactttttaacaTTTCAACTTAAACCCCAGCAACTTAACCCTTGGAATAAGAACCAAAAGTGCTTCACTaacgttaaaaaaaaaccagttgcCCCCCCAAGCAGACTTGGCAAgactaattaaaaattaacataagCAACATTGACTGCATTTGCTCAAGTGCTTTTTTGATACCTGCAGCCTTAGACTGTAAATCATTGTaatgaaaaaacatttattcCAAATGAATGGATCATGCAGTAGCAGCGCTCCAGTTGGAATTGCACTGGCCATATGTCTCTGCAGGGAATGGGAAGAGGTAGGAAAGGATAAAGCAGAAGTAGCAAGTAATGATTTTTGGAAGGGGGTTTTGTAAAAGTAACTAGACTTCTAGGTTCTTCCTGAAATAGGCAGGATTTATTACTGGAACATTTAGGCTAAAATTCAATATATATGGGATGTTTTTCAATGTATATTCGTATTTCTTGAGGTCATGAAAACTGTTTCATAACCCCTTTGTTTTTGTGAGCAGAGTTCTTTGCATAGCAGTGAAAAGGGTATTCCTGTTAATCTATTGTGTAAAAACTCAAGGTGTCACTATATACCGTGTAGTAACTTTATCACATGTTATGTCAAGTGTGAGCAACTTCTGGCCTGAAGCTTTTGCAATGGAATTTGTACATTTCTATGCATCATTTTGAGTTCAATTGCTGAGGAGTTCGTTTTGACTTGTGCTTTGAGGTTGACATACTGCATTTGTTTACAATACGAAATATAAGCAATCACATCTTTAAAGTATAGATTATCAcctgctgctgtattttctttagatGAAACAAATATTGCTGTATGATAGTGAGAAGCTATAAATACAggatttgatatttttttgaaaatgctgtcACTTTTGTATAAGATTAGACATTAAACGTATTTTCAAGACTGTTGTGTTCACTGTTTTTCAATTCCTGCTTTTGACATGCCTGTGTAGACTTTTGCCTTGAATGAATAGTAAAATAGGACATCCTTGATTTGCAAAGCCTGAATATAAAATCAGAATTACTTGACTTCTGTGagtgtttttcctcttccttttgtgATATTTTCAGCCTGTACATAAGGGATATTAAATGTGGATGCAACCATGGCTCTGGTGTAGCATGTCAGCCCCAGGTAGTGCCTGTTCACAAATTCCCTGGTAATTAGGAGAGAAAAGATCTGGTCTTGTTTGTTCCAGAGGAGGAATGGGACTATTTTTCACCCGTGAAgagttgtgtgtgtgttttctctgcctctgaaCAATTTCGTGTGCTAGATTGACACATGTGGATGTGGTAAGTGACCCCCAAACCACTGTTTTTATACACTTACTGGGAATTTGATGGGACAAAGTGAATAACAGAAATTTCAGGGCTTGGCATCAGTGTGAACTACTAAATTTGGGCATCACTTGTGGCTACATTTCCATATATTGGCTTGCAGAGCAGTTCACACTGAGCtagccactgctgctgccttggttCACACCTTCACCCTTCAGGAAGGTAAAAAATGGCAGCAGTGAGCAGGAAAgattagaaacaaaattatccACTCTAAGGCTTGGGAAAAGCTCTTTTTAGACAATGGTCCAAAAATAATCCTTACATCTGTTAATAGAACAGTACAGTGTGTGGGCAGTGCTTTATCCTGACTGTTCGGCTGTGAGATTGTCCCTTCCTCTGGATTTCTGAAATGAGTTGTGTCTGCAACTCCTGTGCATCAGTAAAGACACGGCCATGCAGATCAAAGTATGTTAATTGCTGCcctgcagacacagaaaatttcagattAATATTTTTGGGGGTCAAGTCCTACAAGAAACAGCTCAGCTGAGGGACTtggaggggctcagcctggagaaaaggaggctcaggtgGGACCTTCTGGTAGGAGGTGGCAGCCAGGGGGgatcgggctctgctcccagggaacagggacaggatgagagggaatTACTTTAaactgcaccaggggaggtttagattggatattaaagacaatttcctcatggaaagagTGGTCCAGCCctagcacaggctgcccagggcagtggtggagtccccatccctggagggatttaaaagccgtgaggatgtggcacttggggtcagggggcagtggtggccttggcagtgctgggggaatggttggactccatcttagaggtcttctccaacctaaaaGATTCAGTGGTTCTAAGTGGTATTTATCTATATAATTCTTAGGAGTAAAAACTCTTCCAGGGGTCTTGCAGAGTGGTCAGTGCATGGTTAGATCCACGCTGGGATGTGTCAGTTCTGCTCTACTCTTGTGAGGGCGGGTGCCCAAACTCCCTGTGGGCGAGTCCAGATCcactgctgtgcccaggcaTCGATGGATTCACTGCCCAGCCAGTCCAGACTGTCCCGAGAGAGAGATGGTgatcacagagtggtttgggttggaagggaccttaaaaaccatctcattccaacccctgccgtgggcagggacaccttccacccTCATAGGAAGGGTGTCCTGAGCCTCAGTGCAGTGAGAGCTCTTCGGCATCTGTGGAAGGATGACACATTCCACGcataattttattaatagtGGCTGCCCTATTTCTGAAGTTAAGCACAGAATTCCAGTTGTTAGAGGGCAATTCCATGCACACCAAACAGCCATTATTCACCAGGCACCAGTATGCCAGTGTCATCTGGAAAACGAAAAATACAAGTTTCAGCTTTCACACGAAGCTTCCAAACAGTGCATCCACGCAGCAGGAATAGCTGTCACAGTGTCACAGACTGGGGTGTGCTTATCCCAGAGACAGCTGCGGGAGGATCCCGAGTGGGCTTGGACCCAGACGTGCCCCGTGGGTGGATGTTGGAGGTGTTTGGGCCGTGCAGGGCGAGTGCTCTGCGCTCGCTGCCCGGGCTCCACCCGCAGCCACCCATCCCTGGGcgcctgtgctgctgctggtcagAGCCCGTGGGCCCCAGGGCCGTGGTCTGGAGAGGAATGGTGTCTCCACACATGGGATACTTCCCTATTTCACTTACTGTTGGCCCAGTTCTCCCATTTCCAAGGTTGATGTAGTGGGATGAGCTACTCGTAAATTTTCCTCGGCTCTCACAGGTCAGTGGAATGAGTTAACTAAAAATGTGCCAACTGATAACAGtgagagaacatttttttgGTCACTCTTGCCTGCAGAATCTCTCAGGTCTGTTGGaagcaggttgcccagggacgctgtggctgccccatctctgggattgtccaaggccaggttggacaggacttggagcaacctggtctagtggcaggtgtctgctcatggcagggggtggaattggatcatctttaaggtctcttccaacccaaaccattctgggattctgtgatgctTTTGTTTCAGAGGTGCACTGGTTGGTCAGGTTGTCTTATTTGATGACAATGGGACTTTGTATCCCCTGTGCAGCAGATTGTGAGCTCGGATGAAGTTACAAGTTACACCCAGTTAAGTGATGAGGGGTagtcagagcagcagcaggaacagttCTGCTCCCTGTTATCACTTTCCAAAGTGAACCCTCCCTGTTAAATGAGAGATGGGGAGATAAAATCGCTGTGCCTGTGTGCCTGTCCTCTTCCCAACTTTCTCATGACAAGacagggaagggctgtgttGAGCAGCCCTTGGCACACCTTGGGTTTCATTTCAGGTCCACCTGCTGTCTGCACAAGAACTTACCTGCTCTTGCACATTCATGTTCTTGTGATTAAGGGAGGGAATTCCTGTAGCACTTAACCCCTAAACTCACAGAGTTTCATTCCAAGTGGGAACTAGGAACCTCCCAGTATGCCTTCCCACCAAAACTCTTAAGAAAGTAGTACTGTTTCATGCCTGGTTAAAAGCAAACATGGAATTTATCCattgaaataaatttggaaGATGACAAATGACACTGGATTTCATTTGTGAATTCCTGGGCTTGGCATGAATGGGGAAGGGCATGAAGTTGTGCCAGAGtgggtttaggttggatatcaggaacaggttcttcccccagagggtgctgggccctgcccaggctccccagggaatgggcacggccccgaggctgccagagctccaggagcgcttggacagcgctgccagggatgcccagggtgggattgttggggtgtctgtgcagggccaggagctggactctgatccttgtgggtcccttccagctcaggatactCTTGACACCTCTGGCTCATGAGTGCAGTGTTGTCCTGGGGTAGATCCGTGGTGAGAACCCCAGAAGTGTGTGCTGACAAGGGGGTTTTGTCAGGATACTTCACTTGCCTGAGCTGTTaaaggataatgagaagtagCCCTGTGCTGTGGTGCCTTTTCACAAGAATAGGCTTAATTTGCACGATGTGAGAGGCTTTACGTTACAGTGCTTTGTGTGACAGAAATGGTTCACAGGAGTTGTTTCCAATTTGCCTGGATTCCTTTCAGTTACAGGCAACACCCTCCAGCAAAGAGAAGGTGACAGAATATCACAGTTTAAACTCACTTAAATTGGGGGAAATTGCTGCTTTAATACCCTGGTGCTGCTCTCGCTTCGTGCCAGGTTCTATAAAGCTGGGGTTTACCGATGCTCCTCAAGGAGACAGAGCTGTTTATCTTGAAAGTTTTTTAATTGAGGCACTTCAAAGTCTCAGCAGCTTCCACACAGGCTTTTGTTTTTGCATTTCTGCCTGGGTTCTGTCctgttttcccctcagaaaGCAACACCACATAACCTGGAATACTGGGGTGATCACGTTCATGGGTGTGTGCTGCCACTGTCACCGTCCTTGTCTTGATACTCCTCTCCTGGGGCTCTGTCCTGCCTGTCAGAGTAAGGAGCTGCTAGAAGGAGAGTGGGAGTGGAGTGACACCAAGCAAAAACTGCTCTGAGTGggtcaaaaaagaaattaagatgtTGGAAAAATGAGCTTGTGAGTGTTGTGTAACAGCCAAGCACGATGAGGTCCCTCTGGATTTTGCTCTCAGCTGGTGCCTGCCCCTCCACCATCCTCCTCATCACcagagggctctgctgctgctccacttGCCCTGCAAAGCCTCTGGGAGAGGCGACTGTGTCTGGTAttgattatttttaacactgaacttgataaaaaaaatgaggaaaacaacattttagTGGCTtatggtgctgctgggagagtTATAACCTGCACCTTTGCACAGACATTGCACTCCctgagctctggctgctgcaggaggaacaCATGAGGATTCAGTCTGAGCCCTGTTTAGTGTAAGGCTTCGTAGCAGAATGaatttctgtgctctgcaaaaaaaatctagtgcaggaaagaaggaaagggacTCCTCCaaatctcttccctttccttctcttctggtTTCCTGAGATACGGCAAAAACCACCCATGggggttggatttgatgatcctaAAGGTGTTTCCCAACTTTGAAGATTCTGTGATTGCTGTGtaataaagctattttaaacTCTTCAGAGTGATTGGTACTGCTGCTTTAACTCTGTATTATTAAAACTCTTTGGAGGGGTTGGTACTGCAGCCTTCTGCTGGATCAGGCTGAGCTCTCCTGGCTTTCTTTGCCCTTCATGTTTTCTCTCCAACCCCATGTGCTCAGTGTGGTGTCACAGAGGGATTTTACTCTCCTTGTGGAGCATCTTTCCCAGAGACAAGGGGGGTTCTCCCTGCCCTCAGTGAGGGTTGCCATGAACGGATTAAATCCCTTCCTTCAGCACAGCATTGTTCCTCTCAACTTCTTAGGCTGGAGTAATTTCTGTAAGATTGGATGCGTTGGCTGGGCAGGCACAGAgggtgggaaagaaaagcaccAAGGTCTTGGATTTTGATGGCAACAAGCCATAGGGGTCTTTCGCCCCATCTGCACTGGCATTTGGGGTCACTGTAGGTATTTCTCCTCCAGTTATTTAATAGTATTTGCATGAAGGACTCTCCATAAGGGCCCCTGGGCatcaggctgcagaggaggatGGGATTTCTATGAAGTTCAAAGCCAGGGGGAGTTTGAGGACTTTTGTAAATCTCTGTTGACACAAATTGCTACGAGACTCATTGAACGCTTGGAAAGCAGCTTATGCTCAGATCTGAATGTCAGGCTCAAAGTGCTTCTCATTTCCTCATCTTCAATAATATAAAAGCTTCAAACCTTAGCAGGGTTTTGCTCATCTACAGCATCAGCAGGAGAAGCTGGGTGAAGCTTTTTGGGGTGGACTTGCAGctctcctggtgctgccagagcaggaaggggctgggggagctgcagttttgtgttttccaggaggagaaggaagctCCAAAGGCAGGAGTTTTGCTTTGGTGCTTTATAAAGAGAATAAGAGGAGGATAAAGAGAGCGAGTCCAGACTCACTGGTACACATGAGGGTTCATGTGAGCAGCAGGGGTGGTGCTCCTTATCcactgattttcctttctttaccaCCTGAGTCGGTGAAGTTCTCAACCTTCCTCTTGTGGAGTATTTCCCCGGTGCTGGGGCAAGGTGAagtttggggaggaggaggagatggtgATGCAGCCAAGGAAGCTCTGGAATGAGCCACCTCCCCAAAAGGGCTGCACGAGGAGGAGGAATCTTCAATTCCTGCTCTCAGAAGTCCTGGGAGGATATTGCACAAGCCTGGCAGGTCACAGAGGAGATTCCCGTTGTCTGATTTTGCCCTTTCTTACCGCCGAGGAGAGTCGGAGGTGACTCGGCCACTGGAATGCGGGGCTGAAACTGCAGTGACACCTCGGGGAAGTGCAGTGAGGGGCTGCACCTCGCAGCCGCATCCCCAGCTCTGAGAAAGGAGGTGATGTTGTTCCAGCTCCCCAGCCTGGGAGGTTGcacagggaggaggcagagatggTGGCTGAATTTAGCACTTTGGGATCGTGCCAAGCACGGCCTCCGTGGCAGATCTGCAGCCCAAACATTGCACACTGTGGGTGCTGCCAGTCCCACACACAAGTCAGGCCACAGAAATCACAAGGCAGGGAAACATGTGGATGTGGGTTTGTTCTGCTCTGTGAAGGGAAGCGGATGTCTCCTGCCATGGAGCTTCTTGCCCTCTGCATTGGTTTCCTCCACGTTAATTTACCATCAAGAAGAGAGGAGCAGCTTTCTGATTATTGATTTCCAGTCAGCAGTTTGAAATTACTGCTTTAAAGTTATTTAACTTTTAGAGATCCATTATCTATTGCAGTGAGGTCTTTTTCCACAGCCCTTTACCAGCTGCAGTGAGGAACATCAACTTcccccagccaaacccagccaCTATCACCTGGCTCTTGCTGTTGGAGAAATGCTGGGAATTCTAAAATGGGGGAAGCAAATCGTGCTTAGAGTGTTTGGCTGCAGTGAAGGGCAAGTTGAGAGCACATCCCTGAGAAATGGGGTGGTCTCATGGCTGATCTACCTCCCTGGGTCCTCCATCTCCCACCCCTCAGGTTTGCAGTTTGGGGTTTTAAATCATCCATGGTACCAAGGagggttttgttttatattgAAGGTTCTCTAAGCCAAGCAGGGCACTTAGGAGTGCTTAAAAACATTCAAACCCACAGAATATATCGATTTTTGAGACACAACTAATTCTTTACCCACTTTGGAAGAGGCAGGGTTGCATGGGCATCACAATGCTGCCAGTGAGGAGATCTTTGTCTTACGCCTCCCTCAAAGCTGGGGtgttccagccctgccctgctcactcATGGCAATAAACCAACCTTTCACTTCTCTGGATCCCAGGAGACAAAACTGTGAAGCTCAGTGGCCACACCTCGGTGTCCTGTGACTCACCGTGGGATGACTCAGATAAGGAGCATCGCTGGCTCTGTGTGCAAAGGGCTCCAGCACCCACCCCATGGATGctgaatcatggaatcacggaatggtttgggttggaagggatcttaaagaccaTTTCATTCCActcctgccacgggcagggacgccttccaccagaccagattgcttcaagccccatccaacctcaCTCATCATCCTCACTGCAGCTTGGTTTATTTAAAAGGAGGAATTAATTAGCTCTGGTTTTGATTTCTGTATTCACTGACTTTTggtcagatatttttctttaacatcATGTGTCTGTTGCATAACTGGAAGCACAAACCTTATGGTattggaacaggaaaaaaaaacaaaaacaggcaAACCTTTTTGGTTAATGTTTGAAGCCTTGGAGTGAAATCCTGAAAATAGCAATACGGGTTTTCCATGAAAATCTCTCTTCCTAATTACATCTCGAGAGACTCTtagggaggaagggaaaaacctGTGCATTAAGGATTTCATGTAGCCTTGTCTGTATTACAGACTCGGGAAGCTCCAGCTCCTCATGCCATGGATCAAGGATCCTTCAGCATTACTGGCTTGaaccctctccagctccctttgCCCTAAAACACCTCCAAAGATATTGCAGTGTTTGTTTACAGTGGGGTGGGTGCTGTGAGAGGCAAGTGAAACAACACTCCCTAATTAAGTGTATTTCTTATGTACTGATATACTTAATATATATTACTTAATATTTATGTTAagtataataaatatatatatttccctgaaatacttaattttcagCCACTCCCGCGGGTATTCCTGGCATTTTTACACACTCGAGTTTGGTCTGAATCCCTGTGACAAGTATTACATGAAGCTGAAGGATGTTAAAATCCAGGCTGGAGCCCCAGTGGAGAGGAGGCTGCCCTCTTTCAAGTCAAATCTTTTAGAGAATCAGAGCTGACCCAGAGgaacttttattaaaattaatcaaaCCCAAAGTCAACAgatttttgccctttttttggATATCAGCTGCAGTATCAGCTGAGCCCTTTAGCTGAGCTAAAGAAGCAGTTTCTACATCTGTGATGACACCGATTAGAGGGTTCGTCCCTTGGTAAGctttggtcagccctgaattgGTCAGGGAGGTGGATTAAATGGTCATTGTGTGTTGTCTTCCAACTGAAATCCTCTGTTCTGTTTGATTCTAATCTAGTCCAgtctattccattccattctaattccttccctttcccttctcccagcagcGCAGTGCAGCAGATCAGGATTTCAGCACAAAACCACCTCGTTCTTTTCCATTGCTTCAAGCCGTGGAGCCCATTGAGCAAACCAGAGATGATTCACCCTCAACCTCAAATAAAATCGGGCTTGTTGAAATTCCAGCTGCCTCTAACAGCTTCCCAGAGCCCGTCCTCTGCCGGCCTCGCTGCGTCGGGGggaagcaaagattttttttggcttttattttttcgGGGGTAAGGAGAAAATGTTCAGAGCTTAAAAGCCAATTTGTGTTTTACTGAGCTTCACTAAAGCTGGGGGAATGGGGCAAACAGGAGATGGCAAGGGCAATGGAGACACGGGCAAACCGCTGGCAAGGAAAACATCTGGCAGCGGCTCCaggtgggcagggcaggaaaacGGGAACCGTGCGTGGAACGGCCCCGCGCGAAGCAAACCGCAAACCACGAGAAAACCAAATTACTCTCTGTTAACATCCCCCGTTGGTGATGTCACCACTGATAAGGGGAAATAACTCGCTGTTCTGGGCTGTCACGGGTGCCCCCGGCGTGGGGACCCTCCCGGCACCGCCCCGTCCCCGCCCCCGGGCGGGTCCCGCCGAGTCCCGGTGCGGGAGCCCAGAGCCGCCGCGGAGCCGCCGCACGCAGGTGAGGGGCTGCGGCTCCCGCGGGGACCCCGGGGGAGAACAGGGGGATTAGGCACAGGTATCCTTGGAAAGGAAGGGTTAGGGGTGCTCTCGTCCCCTCGGAGTGCGAGGTGGGACACGCGTGAGCTCCTCCGGGCTCTGCGGTTCGGGGCGCACGGAAAGCCCTCGCTGGATTTAGGGATAATGGTGGGATGGTGACTGTGGAGGAGCTCGAAGGGTGTTCGCAACTCGCGAGGTGCTGGGCAGCCCTGCCCGTGCCCCAAAATCCTTGCGGGGTGGGGGGTGGGAGGCTGGGAcacccaggagagcagctgcaggaatagCACCGAAGGGGAGAGCACTGGTGTTTCTTTCCCAAACAGAagtttttttccacttgctgTGAATATAGGGAATGTTTGGGGTGCTTCACGAATGTCAGCTCTGGGATGTTTCCTGCAGCTGATCCTCTGCCCCGGCAGATCATCGTATTAGtacataaaaaatacagttaattaGGGAGTGCTGCTTCAATTGCCTCTCACTCAAGTGAGTTTGAGCTCAGCTGCGCAAATGCTGTTGGAAATCAGAGCCCAAGTACTcgatgaggagcagctgagggagctgggaaaggggctcagcctggagaaagggaggctcaggggggaccttgtggctctgcacaactccctgacaggaggatGGATCTGGGAGGGATTCAGGCTCTGCTCCCcgggaacaagggacaggatgagaggaaatggcctcataTTGCACTAGAGGAGGTTtaattggatattaggga from Corvus cornix cornix isolate S_Up_H32 chromosome 5, ASM73873v5, whole genome shotgun sequence encodes:
- the MAPK1IP1L gene encoding MAPK-interacting and spindle-stabilizing protein-like isoform X2; its protein translation is MSGTDDFSLADALPDQSPAKTSKVSSTKPGQQPGQPPQGWPASNPWNNPSAPPMTPTGLPPNTSASSVPFGPPPTGMYPSMPPGPPAPFPPPPTGPSCPPPGGPYPPPTVPGPVPPGQYPPPNMPFPELPRPYGGPTEPAAPPAPVGPWGSMPSGAWGPTMGGQYPAPSMPYPPPGPYSAPTQTPGAAPTVPWGTVPPGTWGPSPPGPFPPPTGSYPAPGLYPTPPNPFQVPSGPAGAPSMPGGPHPYR
- the MAPK1IP1L gene encoding MAPK-interacting and spindle-stabilizing protein-like isoform X1; the protein is MVFSLTASGVYEQNTMSGTDDFSLADALPDQSPAKTSKVSSTKPGQQPGQPPQGWPASNPWNNPSAPPMTPTGLPPNTSASSVPFGPPPTGMYPSMPPGPPAPFPPPPTGPSCPPPGGPYPPPTVPGPVPPGQYPPPNMPFPELPRPYGGPTEPAAPPAPVGPWGSMPSGAWGPTMGGQYPAPSMPYPPPGPYSAPTQTPGAAPTVPWGTVPPGTWGPSPPGPFPPPTGSYPAPGLYPTPPNPFQVPSGPAGAPSMPGGPHPYR